The genomic segment TCAGTTCTTTATCGACCAAATAATGAAGGAGGATCCTCGCTATCGTTATTTGTTCCAGATCCGTCCGGGCGTCACATCATATGCCACTCTTTACAATGGCTATACCGATACTTTGGAGAAAATGCTCCGCCGTCTGCGTTACGATTTGTTCTATCTGGAACACCGTTCTTGGGGCTTTGACATCAAGATACTTTTTATGACGTTTATGAATATAGTGTTCGGGAAGAAATTCTAAACTATTTTCTGAGATAAGCAGAATCCTGTTAGGAAGTCTCGATATTTCAGTATATCTTTGAATAAAATTAGGAAGTTATGAGCAAATCCAAACCATACGAAGAGCAGAAAACGGAAAATCAGATGGCGAGTGAAGCGTCGATGATGTATGAAACCGCTCGCAGTGTGGATGATTTCGTTGCATCTATACCTGTGGATTTTATGCAGAAACTTGCGGAACATGCCATCGCAGAATGTAAGGCAGGGCGAGGTATTCCTCACGAACAGGTTGAAGACTTGATTGATAGGCGAATGGGATGGAAATAAATTGGTTGTTTTCTGCGACAGAAGACTTGATTTCTCTTTTAAATAGAGTGAATGAATAGAAATTAGCTATTTAGTCAATACCCCCCAAGTGTTATTTATTATACAAAATCTGACGATAAAATTATCATTATCTCTATTCTTAATTCGAAGTAATCTCTTGAAAATATATATCAGATTTTGGTAAATGCTTTAAAAGCAAATAGTCTGTTATAAAATGTTTTAATATAAATATATTTCACGTGTCTGAATCTTCCCGGACTGCCAAGAGCATCAAAAATGCGAAGGTAGCCCTTATCTTTTATTTCATTAATTTAGTTCTTCAGTTCTTCTCTCGCAAAGTCTTTTTGGACTATTTGGGAGCGGAGGTGCTGGGACTGAACACTACGGCGCAAAACCTGATAGGTTTTTTGAATCTGGCGGAGTTGGGAATTGGCGGTGCTATTGCTTTTACGCTCTACAAACCTATTTATGAAAAGAATACGCAAGTTATAAATGAAATTGTTTCCGTACAAGGATGGCTTTATCGGCGGGTGGCATACGTGGTAATAGTTGGTGCCTGCATTTTGATGTGTTTCTTTCCGTTGATTTTTGAAAAGGCAGAAGTTCCTTTGTGGTATGCTTACGGTTCGTTTTCCGTTCTGTTGGTCAGTACTCTCCTAAGCTACTTTGTCAACTATCGTCAGATAGTGCTGACTGCTGACCAAAAGGAATATAAGATAACGCTGAATATACAGGGCTTTAAGGTTATAAAAGTAATCCTGCAAATATTTGTTATCAGCTATTTGAGCAATGGATATGTGCATTGGATGATTTTAGAGTTGCTGATGTCGGTCACTACGGCTATTGCTTTAGATAAGTTATTGAAGCGGGAATATCCATGGTTAAAAACGGTAGTGAATGATGGAGATCGGTTAAGGCGAATCTATCCAGAAATTATCAGTAAAACCAAGCAGGTATTTTTTCATCAAATAGCAGGATTTGTCCTTCTCCAGACCAGCCCTTTGATTATCTATGCTTATTCTTCCTTGACTTTGGTTGCTATTTATGGCAATTACATGCTTATAGTGACAGGGCTTTCTTTATTAATGGATGCATTGTTACGGAGCGTGAATGCAGGGGTGGGTAG from the Bacteroides eggerthii genome contains:
- a CDS encoding lipopolysaccharide biosynthesis protein translates to MSESSRTAKSIKNAKVALIFYFINLVLQFFSRKVFLDYLGAEVLGLNTTAQNLIGFLNLAELGIGGAIAFTLYKPIYEKNTQVINEIVSVQGWLYRRVAYVVIVGACILMCFFPLIFEKAEVPLWYAYGSFSVLLVSTLLSYFVNYRQIVLTADQKEYKITLNIQGFKVIKVILQIFVISYLSNGYVHWMILELLMSVTTAIALDKLLKREYPWLKTVVNDGDRLRRIYPEIISKTKQVFFHQIAGFVLLQTSPLIIYAYSSLTLVAIYGNYMLIVTGLSLLMDALLRSVNAGVGSLVAEGDKRCIKRVFWELTSLRIWLASIACFGMYKLAHSFISLWVGEEFVLNQSAFFILIGITFINLARTNETFLFAYGLFQDVWAPMMEAALNLGLSVVLGYFWGLSGILSGVIISLLLIVCGWKPIFLYRYGFKENILEYVVRHLKYFLLIAISFICISVLSDSYLLIPTYSYGQWGLYALKLLACYSIFSFFLFIGGDNAFRSLTVRFKSLLMNKCS